A stretch of Lathyrus oleraceus cultivar Zhongwan6 chromosome 6, CAAS_Psat_ZW6_1.0, whole genome shotgun sequence DNA encodes these proteins:
- the LOC127091564 gene encoding putative pentatricopeptide repeat-containing protein At3g13770, mitochondrial produces MRLTRHILPSIHHPFLPLPPSNSRTLSTHTTHIHLQQPLLQMALSSFDTNFQTYNEILNECVNKRAFREGQRVHAHMIKTRYLPSVFLRTRLIVLYTKCDSLGDARHVFDEMPERNVVSWTAMISAYSQRGYASQALYLFLQMLRSGTKPNEFTFATVFTSCTSSTGFSLGRQIHSLIIKSNYEDHVFVGSSLLDMYAKDGKIHEAQTVFECLPERDVVSCTAIISGYAQLGLDEEALELFRRLQGEGMQSNYVTYTGVITALSGLAALDLGKQVHNHVLRSEIPSFVVLQNSLIDMYSKCGNLTYSRRIFDTMYERTVISWNAMLVGYSKHGEGREVLKLFTLMREEKKVKPDSVTMLAVLSGCSHGGLEDTGLNIFHDMNSEKIGVEPKMEHYGCVVDLLGRSGRVEEAFEFIKSMPFEPTAAIWGSLLGASRVHSNVDIGELVGHRLLEIEPGNAGNYVILSNLYASAGRWEDVRSLRDLMLKKTVAKEPGRSWIELDQVLHTFHASDHSHPRREEICVKVKELSVSFKEVGYVPDLSCVLHDVDEEQKEKILLGHSEKLALSFGLIASSENVPIRVIKNLRICVDCHNFAKYISKVYGREVSLRDKNRFHRIVGGKCSCGDYW; encoded by the exons ATGCGTCTCACACGACACATCTTACCTTCAATCCACCACCCATTTCTTCCACTCCCCCCTTCAAACTCACGCACTCTTAGCACTCACACCACTCACATTCACCTACAGCAACCACTCCTACAAATGGCCCTTTCTTCCTTTGACACGAACTTCCAAACCTACAATGAAATCTTGAACGAATGCGTTAATAAAAGGGCATTCAGAGAGGGACAGAGAGTCCATGCCCATATGATCAAAACCCGCTATCTTCCTTCTGTGTTCCTCAGGACAAGGTTGATTGTGTTGTACACCAAGTGTGACTCTTTGGGAGATGCTCGCCACGTGTTTGATGAAATGCCTGAACGGAATGTTGTGTCATGGACTGCTATGATTTCGGCTTATTCTCAAAGAGGGTATGCCTCTCAAGCTTTGTATCTTTTTCTGCAGATGTTAAGATCAG GTACGAAACCTAATGAGTTCACTTTTGCTACCGTGTTTACTTCATGTACAAGTTCTACGGGTTTCAGTTTAGGGAGGCAAATCCACTCTCTTATCATAAAATCAAATTATGAAGATCATGTTTTTGTTGGCAGCTCACTccttgacatgtatgccaaagATGGAAAAATTCATGAAGCTCAAACAGTATTTGAATGCTTGCCAGAAAGAGATGTAGTTTCTTGTACTGCTATAATCTCTGGATATGCACAGCTTGGTTTGGATGAAGAGGCGTTGGAGCTATTTCGCCGTTTGCAAGGGGAAGGAATGCAATCAAATTATGTTACTTATACTGGTGTTATAACTGCGCTTTCTGGGCTTGCTGCTCTAGATCTCGGTAAACAAGTGCACAACCATGTTCTTCGCTCTGAAATTCCCTCATTCGTGGTTCTCCAAAACTCATTGATAGACATGTACTCAAAATGCGGAAATCTCACTTACTCGAGAAGGATATTCGATACCATGTATGAGAGAACTGTTATCTCTTGGAATGCAATGCTTGTTGGGTATAGCAAACACGGAGAGGGAAGAGAAGTGCTTAAGCTTTTTACTTTAATGAGAGAAGAAAAAAAAGTCAAACCTGACAGTGTCACAATGTTAGCCGTTTTATCTGGCTGCAGTCATGGAGGACTAGAAGATACGGGGCTGaatatttttcatgatatgaacAGTGAAAAAATTGGAGTTGAGCCAAAGATGGAGCACTATGGGTGCGTTGTTGATTTGCTTGGGCGTTCTGGTCGAGTAGAAGAAGCTTTTGAGTTCATTAAAAGTATGCCTTTTGAACCAACAGCTGCTATATGGGGTTCCCTTTTAGGTGCTAGCAGGGTTCATTCAAATGTGGACATTGGTGAACTTGTGGGTCATCGACTTCTAGAAATTGAGCCCGGAAATGCTGGAAATTATGTTATTCTGTCTAATTTATATGCTTCGGCAGGAAGATGGGAAGATGTAAGATCACTTAGGGATCTCATGTTGAAGAAGACAGTAGCAAAAGAGCCTGGAAGAAGCTGGATTGAGCTTGATCAAGTACTTCATACTTTTCATGCAAGTGATCACTCCCATCCAAGAAGAGAAGAGATATGTGTAAAAGTGAAGGAATTATCTGTTAGTTTTAAAGAGGTTGGTTATGTTCCTGATTTAAGCTGTGTTTTACATGATGTGGATGAGGAGCAGAAGGAGAAGATACTTCTAGGCCACAGTGAAAAGTTGGCTTTGTCTTTTGGTCTAATTGCTAGTTCTGAAAATGTTCCAATACGTGTCATAAAGAATCTGCGTATTTGTGTTGATTGCCATAACTTTGCTAAATATATCTCAAAAGTTTATGGCAGAGAAGTGTCTTTGCGGGACAAAAATCGGTTTCATCGAATTGTGGGAGGAAAATGTTCGTGTGGAGATTATTGGTGA